In Lonchura striata isolate bLonStr1 chromosome 11, bLonStr1.mat, whole genome shotgun sequence, the following proteins share a genomic window:
- the MTFMT gene encoding methionyl-tRNA formyltransferase, mitochondrial, with product MRARVLRACRDGVRAAGPPWRVLFFGTDRFAVTTLRALWAAGEPSEDSLVSRLEVVTLPSRLPSHLPVRSCARELQLPVHEWPHTGPVGQFDVGVVASFGRLLSEELILQFPYGVLNVHPSCLPRWRGPAPIVHTVLHDDKVTGVTIMEIRPKRFDVGPIIKQEEVAVPPRCTAQELEGMLAKMGASMLLAVLKNLPESLKNKKEQPKEGVTFAPKISIAKSCIKWEEQTAAQIIQLHRAIGSMFPLQTLWKGTAIKLLDFVEVDNMPGFSDQIQNDCEVVPGSVLFHKKSQTLIARCKEGWVGIKTVILKKKLTAVDFYNGYMHSWFQQNPRTVHRECRFQTLKLSMAKKTLKERGTLAQDIKP from the exons GGGCCCGGGTGCTGCGCGCCTGCCGCGACGGCGtgagggcggcggggccgccgtgGCGCGTCCTGTTCTTCGGCACCGACCGCTTCGCCGTGACCACCCTGCGCGCCCTGTGGGCCGCCGG GGAGCCCAGTGAGGACTCGCTGGTGTCCCGGCTGGAGGTGGTGACCCTGCCCTCCCGCCTGCCCTCCCACCTGCCCGtgaggagctgtgccagggagctCCAGCTGCCTGTGCACGAGTGGCCACACACGGGACCCGTGGGGCAGTTTGATGTGGGTGTGGTGGCCTCTTTTGGACGTCTTCTAAGCGAGGAGCTCATTCTCCAATTCCCATA TGGCGTGCTGAATGTCCATCCCAGCTGTCTCCCACGATGGCGTGGTCCTGCACCCATAGTCCACACAGTGCTTCACGATGATAAGGTGACAGGGGTGACAATCATGGAAATAAGGCCAAAAAG GTTTGATGTAGGTCCAATTATTAAGCAAGAAGAGGTTGCTGTTCCTCCCCGCTGTacagcacaggagctggaagGGATGTTGGCAAAGATGGGTGCGAGCATG cTGTTAGCAGTTTTGAAGAACTTAcctgaaagtttaaaaaataaaaaagagcagCCAAAAGAAGGAGTAACATTTG ctcCGAAAATCTCTATAGCAAAGAGTTGTATAAAATGGGAAGAGCAAACAGCTGCACAAATAATTCAACTGCATCGTGCAATAGGAAGTATG TTTCCTTTGCAGACACTCTGGAAGGGTACTGCCATTAAACTCCTGGATTTTGTGGAAGTGGATAATATGCCTGGTTTTTCTG ATCAAATACAAAATGACTGTGAAGTTGTTCCTGGTTCAGTGCTGTTCCATAAAAAGTCCCAAACATTGATAGCTCGCTGCAAG GAAGGCTGGGTTGGAATCAAAACAGTCATTTTAAAGAAGAAGCTTACAGCAGTTGACTTCTACAATGGATATATGCACTCTTGGTTCCAGCAGAATCCAAGAACAGTTCATCGGGAATGTAGATTTCAAACACTCAAACTTAGCATGGCAAAAAAGACTCTGAAAGAGAGGGGAACATTGGCACAGGATATAAAAccataa